TGGCAATAATATGTTCGATATTCGCAGGTTGAAGTGCTTCGGGAAAACATTCGTCTGTAATGGCAGAAAAGCCCAACACTTTTAAGCCAGCATGCACTGCGACAATCACTTCAGGAACAGTGCTCATCCCCACTGCATCAGCTCCTATACCCCGCAAAAAACGGTATTCTGCTCGTGTTTCTAAACAAGGACCTGAAACACCGACATAAACGCCTTTGTATACAGGGATTTTTAAATCAAGGGCAGTCTGTTCCGCCAATTGGATTAAGTCCTTTGAATAAGGTTCGCTCATATCTGGAAAACGGGGTCCTAAAGTATCATCATTGGGACCTATTAAAGGATTATCACCCATAAGATTAATATGGTCTGTTATTATCATTAAATCTCCTGCTTTAAATAGCGGATTCATGCCTCCTGCTGCATTGGATATAATAAGTGTTTTTACACCCATTGCTTTAGCAACACGAACCGGAAATGTAACTTGTTGTAAAGTAAATCCTTCATAATAATGGAATCTTCCAGATAAAGCGAGAACTTTTTTCCCAGATAGTTCTCCAATAATAAATTCACCTCCGTGAAGAGAATCGTCCGGGAAATAGGGTATGTCTTGATAAGGAATAATAAT
This is a stretch of genomic DNA from Candidatus Hydrogenedens sp.. It encodes these proteins:
- a CDS encoding purine-nucleoside phosphorylase, encoding MKMLREQIQESVDVIRKSTSTQPSVGIILGTGLGTLKEIIQSEIIIPYQDIPYFPDDSLHGGEFIIGELSGKKVLALSGRFHYYEGFTLQQVTFPVRVAKAMGVKTLIISNAAGGMNPLFKAGDLMIITDHINLMGDNPLIGPNDDTLGPRFPDMSEPYSKDLIQLAEQTALDLKIPVYKGVYVGVSGPCLETRAEYRFLRGIGADAVGMSTVPEVIVAVHAGLKVLGFSAITDECFPEALQPANIEHIIATAQRIEPKLRSLVKEILLRLK